One genomic window of Nicotiana sylvestris chromosome 10, ASM39365v2, whole genome shotgun sequence includes the following:
- the LOC138879368 gene encoding uncharacterized protein yields the protein MEFGIKPYQLHEPFSVSTPIGESIMAARVYRGCVVTVHGRDTMANLIELGMVDFDVIMRMDWLYSCFAKLDCRTRTMRLEFHNEPIVEWKGDNVVPKGRFISYLKATKMIKKGCIYHLVRVTNTDAEAPSLESVPVLNKFSEVFTDELSIISPDKKIDFGIDVMPGTQPI from the coding sequence atggaatttgggataaAACCATATCAGCTTCATGAGCCATTCTCGGTATCTACTCCAATTGGTGAGTCTATTATGGCTGCTCGAGTTTATAGAGGTTGTGTTGTTACGGTGCATGGTAGGGATACCATGGCCAATCTTATTGAATTGgggatggtcgattttgatgtgataatgagaatggattggctttattcatgttttgccaaacttgattgtcggactagaacTATGAGGCTTGAATTTCATAATGAGCCCATTGTagaatggaagggagataatgtagtgccaaaaggtcggtttatttcttaccttaaggctacaaagatgatcaagaaggggtgtatctatcatttagtccGGGTTACGAACACTGATGCCGAGGCACCTAGCCTTGAGTCCGTGCCAGTTTTGAATAAATTTTCAGAGGTCTTTACAGATGAGCTCTCTATAATCTCACCAGACAAgaagattgattttgggatcgacGTGATGCCAGGAACACAACCTATATGA